The following coding sequences lie in one Bacteroides helcogenes P 36-108 genomic window:
- a CDS encoding DUF6850 family outer membrane beta-barrel protein produces the protein MLFCGTSCSTLVAQTSHDIRWGNIAYLRQTEAWLNSENAAGLHALSIPRISTIEVYANKQNGKFVNYYQSGNSFEFGAQAESFYRLNSKTVFFGEVNYHNFFGKDMGGSYFINPNDAPFDIVEYTDSNRGDKSLEKYQLTGAVSIDLSPKISMGGKVDYTAANYAKQKDLRHVNNLLDMNLTAGIIYRLSKRVELGANYYYRRSTEGLLISMYGTTDRVYNSLISYGGFYGIVEQFGDNGYTKKNEEKPLFNEYHGGTLQLKWYILPKLQFFNELAYKSRNGYYGKKSPGTVIYSEHNSGILSYKSILSLQGQKDLHCLHIGFQRESLANAENIYRYDNEGGGKTNVNYYGTLDTTNKTIWSLDAGYTGNLEVTNGCPAWTVKGTFSYFSRNLTASVYPYYRKQRLHTTTFHLSGERNICRKKDMYSLYIGGTYASGRGSVQKDGTYTTPTESQSTPKSMTTFLYREFEFLTNKRIKGEASFKYARSIGGKGLTGFTSLHYGMTKAFGIVYLEGDRHHEITWSLGCTF, from the coding sequence ATGCTATTTTGCGGAACTTCCTGTTCCACACTTGTAGCACAGACATCCCACGATATCCGTTGGGGAAATATCGCATATTTAAGGCAGACAGAAGCATGGCTCAACAGTGAGAATGCAGCCGGACTGCACGCATTGTCTATTCCCCGGATTTCTACGATAGAGGTATATGCAAATAAACAGAATGGGAAATTTGTAAATTATTACCAGTCGGGAAACAGTTTCGAATTCGGTGCTCAGGCTGAATCATTCTATCGCCTCAACTCCAAAACAGTCTTCTTCGGGGAAGTAAACTATCACAACTTCTTTGGCAAGGATATGGGCGGTTCCTATTTTATCAATCCCAATGACGCTCCATTTGACATTGTGGAATATACTGACAGCAACCGTGGAGACAAAAGCCTGGAAAAATATCAACTGACAGGCGCTGTCAGCATAGACCTTTCCCCAAAAATATCCATGGGAGGAAAGGTTGACTATACAGCGGCTAATTATGCCAAGCAAAAAGACCTGCGACACGTCAACAATCTGCTTGACATGAACCTGACGGCCGGAATCATTTACCGCCTGAGCAAAAGAGTGGAACTGGGAGCAAATTATTATTACCGTCGCAGTACGGAAGGCCTGCTAATCAGCATGTATGGTACTACGGACAGAGTTTATAATTCCCTCATCAGCTATGGTGGTTTTTATGGCATAGTAGAACAGTTCGGGGATAACGGATATACAAAAAAAAATGAAGAAAAACCTCTTTTCAACGAATATCACGGCGGAACTCTACAACTAAAATGGTACATTCTGCCGAAACTTCAATTCTTTAATGAGCTGGCCTATAAATCACGAAACGGATATTATGGTAAAAAATCGCCCGGCACAGTGATATATAGTGAGCACAACTCCGGCATATTATCTTACAAAAGCATACTCTCGTTGCAAGGACAAAAAGATTTGCATTGCCTGCACATCGGTTTCCAGCGAGAGTCTTTGGCCAATGCCGAAAACATTTACCGATATGACAATGAGGGCGGAGGCAAAACCAATGTAAATTATTACGGAACATTGGACACCACGAATAAAACCATCTGGAGCCTTGATGCCGGATATACAGGAAACCTCGAAGTAACCAACGGTTGTCCCGCGTGGACAGTGAAAGGCACTTTTAGTTATTTCAGCAGGAATCTTACAGCTTCTGTCTATCCGTATTACCGGAAGCAGAGGCTACACACCACAACATTCCACTTGTCGGGTGAACGTAATATATGCAGAAAAAAAGACATGTACAGCCTATATATAGGAGGAACTTATGCTTCAGGCCGGGGAAGCGTGCAGAAAGACGGAACTTATACTACTCCCACCGAAAGTCAGTCGACTCCCAAAAGTATGACAACTTTCTTGTACCGTGAATTTGAATTCCTCACCAACAAACGAATAAAAGGCGAAGCCAGCTTCAAATATGCCCGGAGCATAGGCGGAAAAGGTTTGACAGGATTTACTTCACTCCACTATGGCATGACTAAAGCTTTTGGTATAGTGTATCTGGAAGGTGACCGACACCATGAAATAACATGGAGCTTAGGATGCACTTTCTAA
- a CDS encoding RluA family pseudouridine synthase produces the protein MTVIYEDNHIIIVNKTASEIVQGDKTGDTPLSETVKQYLKEKYDKPGNVFIGVTHRLDRPVSGLVVFAKTGKALSRLNEMFKNSEVKKTYWAVVKNQPPEEEGELVNYMVRNEKQNKSYAYDKERPGSKRAILHYRLIGKSQNYYLLEIDLKTGRHHQIRCQLAKIGCPIKGDLKYGFPRSNPDGSICLHARFIRFVHPVSKETIEVEAPIPSGNLWNGFEMI, from the coding sequence ATGACTGTCATATACGAAGACAATCATATCATTATAGTCAACAAGACCGCTTCCGAGATAGTTCAGGGAGACAAGACGGGGGATACGCCGCTTTCGGAAACAGTAAAGCAATATCTGAAAGAGAAATATGATAAACCCGGAAATGTCTTTATCGGTGTTACGCACCGGCTGGACCGCCCCGTAAGTGGTCTTGTTGTTTTTGCCAAGACCGGTAAGGCACTGTCACGTCTTAATGAAATGTTTAAGAATAGTGAAGTGAAAAAGACCTATTGGGCAGTGGTGAAAAACCAGCCTCCCGAAGAGGAAGGAGAGTTGGTGAACTATATGGTACGAAATGAAAAACAGAATAAAAGTTATGCGTACGATAAAGAGAGGCCGGGGAGTAAGAGGGCAATCCTGCACTATCGGCTTATAGGGAAATCGCAAAACTATTATTTACTGGAAATAGACCTGAAAACCGGACGCCATCATCAGATACGTTGTCAGTTGGCAAAGATAGGATGTCCCATCAAAGGGGATCTGAAGTATGGTTTTCCCCGTTCCAATCCGGATGGAAGTATTTGTCTCCATGCACGTTTTATCCGCTTTGTACACCCTGTATCAAAGGAGACAATCGAGGTGGAGGCCCCTATCCCTTCCGGAAATTTGTGGAATGGCTTTGAAATGATTTGA
- a CDS encoding alpha/beta hydrolase family protein, with protein sequence MKKNTILSGLLLLVGLAAQAQDRVTEYNIRPAVVLRTPLQGDSVNFTGEKFTIGNLLKTNISLDFEGHPYERISVDTAGYVFVQKADKDNLVYLFATNLRAERFIKGKLSIYSPARFEVFVNGVSKQTKETVEDSLTKVRPTVVSLRLEPEADNEIVIKLLSASADKMQPALKCEFEKEKDFADVGYRMTPDLKRRFSLYNTAFGCRVSSVSLSPNGKYLLTRYWDNYSTKRSRTHAELTEVKTGRVILPNANENMRWMPCSNKLYYTVTGRQQNDLVIYDPVTMREEVLFKNVPEGYFHWSPTEDYLIYTPTDEGEKVNGPLKRILHPDDRIPGSRNRYYLVKYDMATGLSERLTYGSHNVYLNDISPDGKKLLCSTSKPNITKCPFSLSSLFEIDLATMKTDTLVSWDAYTGGASYSPDGKQLLLTGSPSAFGGIGKNCGNHPIANDFDTQAFIMDLSTKKVTPITRDFNPTVNPLQWNRTDGCIYFTTVDGDCQHIYRYTPKDGQFEMLPLKEDVITSFTLAKDNPAIAAYVGGGNTSVGAAYTYDTKKKASTLLANPMQPILDKIEFGKMEEWNFTAADGTEIKGMMCLPPSFDPDKKYPLIVYYYGGTTPTTRGITSPYCAQLFASRNYVVYIIQPSGAIGYGQEFSARHVNAWGERTADEIIEGTKKFCETHSFVNEKRIGCLGASYGGFMTMYLQTKTDLFAAAASHAGISNVTSYWGEGFWGYSYNSVAAAESYPWSNPDLFTKHGALFNANKIKTPLLLLHGTVDTNVPIGESIQLYNALKILGKPVEFITVDGENHFISDYAKRELWQNSIMAWFARWLQDSPAWWNDLYPERHW encoded by the coding sequence ATGAAAAAAAACACTATTTTATCGGGCTTGCTTCTTTTAGTAGGATTGGCGGCTCAAGCACAAGATCGGGTGACTGAATACAACATACGCCCTGCGGTTGTGTTACGTACCCCTCTCCAGGGTGACAGCGTCAATTTTACCGGAGAAAAGTTTACGATTGGTAATCTTCTGAAAACGAATATCAGTCTTGATTTTGAAGGACATCCGTATGAGCGTATATCGGTTGATACAGCCGGTTATGTATTTGTGCAGAAGGCAGATAAAGATAATCTTGTCTATCTCTTCGCCACCAATCTGCGTGCAGAACGCTTTATAAAAGGTAAATTGAGTATCTATTCTCCTGCCCGTTTCGAGGTATTTGTAAACGGTGTGTCCAAGCAGACTAAAGAGACGGTGGAAGATAGCCTTACCAAAGTCCGCCCGACAGTGGTCAGCCTGCGTCTTGAACCGGAGGCGGATAATGAAATTGTCATTAAACTGCTGTCTGCGTCGGCTGACAAGATGCAGCCGGCTTTGAAATGTGAATTTGAGAAGGAGAAAGACTTTGCAGATGTCGGTTATCGGATGACGCCGGACTTAAAGAGACGTTTCTCTTTGTATAATACAGCATTCGGTTGCCGTGTCAGTTCAGTATCTCTTTCACCAAATGGTAAGTATTTGTTGACGCGTTATTGGGACAATTATTCCACAAAACGTTCCAGGACACATGCAGAACTGACGGAAGTGAAAACCGGCCGTGTCATATTGCCCAATGCCAACGAGAATATGCGTTGGATGCCTTGCAGCAATAAACTTTATTACACGGTAACAGGCAGACAGCAGAATGATTTGGTGATATATGATCCGGTTACCATGCGTGAAGAGGTGTTGTTTAAAAATGTCCCCGAAGGTTATTTCCATTGGTCTCCAACGGAAGATTACTTGATCTATACGCCGACGGATGAAGGTGAAAAGGTGAACGGTCCGTTGAAGCGTATTCTTCATCCTGACGATCGCATTCCCGGTTCCCGTAACCGTTATTATCTTGTGAAGTATGATATGGCAACCGGACTCTCCGAACGTCTGACTTATGGAAGCCATAACGTTTATCTGAATGATATTTCTCCTGATGGGAAGAAACTTCTATGTTCTACTTCCAAGCCCAATATCACGAAATGTCCTTTCTCGCTTTCTTCTTTGTTTGAGATAGATCTGGCTACCATGAAAACTGATACTCTGGTTTCATGGGATGCTTACACAGGAGGTGCTTCTTACTCTCCGGACGGAAAGCAATTGTTGCTTACCGGCAGTCCGTCTGCTTTCGGAGGCATCGGCAAGAACTGTGGAAACCACCCTATAGCCAACGACTTTGATACTCAAGCTTTCATCATGGACTTGTCCACAAAGAAAGTCACCCCTATTACGCGTGACTTTAATCCTACGGTGAATCCTTTGCAATGGAACCGTACGGACGGCTGTATTTATTTTACTACTGTCGATGGCGACTGTCAGCACATCTATCGCTATACTCCGAAAGACGGACAATTTGAAATGCTGCCGCTTAAAGAAGATGTGATTACTTCCTTCACGCTGGCAAAAGACAATCCGGCGATAGCTGCTTATGTGGGAGGTGGTAATACCAGTGTGGGTGCTGCCTATACATACGATACAAAGAAGAAGGCTTCTACTTTGCTGGCCAATCCTATGCAGCCTATTTTGGATAAGATAGAGTTTGGTAAAATGGAAGAGTGGAACTTCACGGCGGCAGACGGTACTGAGATTAAAGGCATGATGTGCTTGCCTCCTTCATTTGATCCGGATAAGAAATATCCGCTTATTGTTTATTATTATGGCGGCACTACACCCACTACGCGTGGTATCACTTCTCCTTACTGTGCACAGTTGTTCGCTTCACGCAATTATGTGGTCTATATTATTCAACCCAGTGGCGCTATCGGATACGGTCAAGAATTCTCTGCCCGACATGTGAACGCATGGGGTGAACGTACTGCTGATGAAATTATTGAAGGAACGAAGAAATTCTGTGAGACTCATTCGTTTGTCAATGAAAAGCGTATCGGTTGTTTGGGAGCCTCTTATGGCGGCTTCATGACAATGTATTTGCAGACTAAGACTGATTTGTTTGCCGCTGCAGCTTCGCATGCCGGTATCAGTAATGTAACAAGTTATTGGGGAGAGGGCTTCTGGGGATATTCTTATAACTCCGTTGCTGCTGCAGAAAGCTATCCGTGGAGCAACCCCGACTTATTTACCAAGCATGGTGCGCTGTTCAATGCGAATAAGATAAAGACTCCGTTGTTGCTCTTGCATGGCACTGTGGATACAAATGTACCTATCGGTGAAAGTATTCAGTTGTATAACGCATTGAAAATCTTAGGTAAGCCGGTAGAGTTTATTACGGTGGATGGCGAGAATCATTTTATCAGCGACTATGCGAAGCGTGAACTATGGCAAAATTCCATCATGGCATGGTTTGCCCGTTGGCTACAGGACAGCCCGGCATGGTGGAATGATTTATATCCGGAAAGACACTGGTGA
- the fabG gene encoding 3-oxoacyl-[acyl-carrier-protein] reductase has product MGLLDGKTAIVTGAARGIGKAIALKFAQEGANVAFTDLVIDENAEATTKEIETLGVKAKAYASNAANFEDTAKVVEEIHKDFGRIDILVNNAGITRDGLMMRMSEQQWDMVININLKSAFNFIHACTPIMMRQKSGSIINMASVVGVHGNAGQANYSASKAGMIALAKSIAQELGSRGIRANAIAPGFIMTAMTDALSEEVKAEWCKKIPLRRGGTPEDVANVATFLASDMSSYVSGQVIQIDGGMNM; this is encoded by the coding sequence TGAAATTCGCTCAGGAAGGGGCAAATGTTGCATTTACTGACTTGGTGATTGATGAAAATGCCGAGGCTACAACAAAAGAGATAGAAACATTGGGAGTAAAGGCTAAAGCTTATGCTTCTAATGCGGCCAATTTTGAAGATACCGCCAAAGTGGTGGAGGAGATTCATAAAGATTTTGGTCGTATCGATATATTGGTAAATAATGCGGGAATTACCCGTGACGGCCTGATGATGCGCATGAGTGAGCAGCAATGGGATATGGTCATTAATATTAACTTGAAGTCTGCATTCAACTTCATTCATGCCTGTACGCCGATTATGATGCGCCAGAAATCCGGCAGCATTATTAATATGGCATCTGTGGTAGGAGTACATGGAAATGCAGGACAGGCCAACTATTCCGCTTCCAAGGCAGGTATGATTGCGTTGGCAAAATCTATTGCGCAAGAGTTAGGCTCTCGAGGTATCCGTGCCAATGCTATTGCTCCGGGCTTCATCATGACAGCCATGACCGATGCATTGTCTGAAGAAGTGAAGGCAGAATGGTGTAAGAAGATTCCTTTGCGCCGTGGCGGTACACCGGAGGATGTAGCCAATGTTGCTACCTTCCTGGCTTCTGATATGTCTTCTTATGTATCTGGTCAGGTCATACAGATAGATGGTGGTATGAATATGTAA
- a CDS encoding DUF4876 domain-containing protein: protein MKKYAYLLLCVLIFGLTSCSDNEDKSYKTFTVNVQLVYPSSSGLTASEGVTVKLTSGNGGIYNATTDALGKASFTVPAGIYEASASEQRSQEGYIYLLNGITSGISVTDTWISEHTVQLSLTESKSSQIVIKEFYVGGCQNNNGSGTYLYDKYVILYNNSNTVASIDNLCIGLALPLNSNATNNNYDSNGKLTYESEGFIPAGYGIWYFPQTLTLQPAEEVVVSISGAINHTLTYSKSVNLANASYYCMYDTEDWTNTNWYPAPYEGIPTSHYLLAEKYGPGSAWPISQHGPALFIFSTDGTTPSAFANDNSNNWYNGGNTTAPNLCKKVPTNWILDGIEIFSEPNQEKSKKRLTSTIDGGYTLLTPQLGHTSYRNVNKNATEAIESNSGKLVYNYSYGNDPSGIDAEASLKNGARIIYQDTNNSTNDFHQRKQASLKD, encoded by the coding sequence ATGAAAAAGTATGCATATTTACTACTTTGTGTATTGATATTCGGTCTGACCTCTTGCAGCGATAACGAAGATAAAAGCTACAAGACATTCACCGTAAATGTACAGTTGGTATATCCGTCCAGTAGCGGACTGACGGCTTCGGAAGGAGTGACCGTAAAGCTGACTTCAGGTAACGGCGGTATTTATAACGCAACTACTGATGCCCTCGGTAAAGCTTCGTTCACCGTACCGGCAGGAATTTACGAGGCCTCAGCCAGTGAGCAACGTTCTCAGGAAGGCTATATATATTTGCTAAACGGTATTACAAGCGGCATATCCGTGACCGACACCTGGATAAGTGAACACACTGTGCAATTGAGTCTGACAGAATCAAAGTCGAGTCAGATTGTAATTAAAGAATTTTACGTTGGAGGATGCCAAAACAATAATGGCTCGGGAACTTATCTGTATGATAAGTACGTCATCCTATACAACAATTCAAATACCGTGGCAAGCATCGATAACCTATGCATCGGACTCGCCTTACCTCTCAACAGCAATGCAACCAATAACAACTATGACAGCAATGGGAAATTGACTTATGAAAGTGAAGGATTTATTCCCGCCGGATACGGGATATGGTATTTCCCTCAGACATTAACCTTGCAACCGGCAGAAGAAGTTGTTGTTTCCATATCAGGAGCCATCAACCACACATTGACTTACAGCAAGTCTGTCAATCTGGCCAACGCATCTTACTACTGCATGTACGACACAGAAGACTGGACAAACACAAATTGGTATCCTGCCCCCTATGAAGGTATTCCCACTTCACATTATCTGCTTGCCGAAAAATATGGCCCAGGTAGCGCCTGGCCCATATCTCAACATGGACCTGCCCTCTTTATTTTCAGCACTGACGGAACTACGCCATCCGCTTTTGCCAATGACAACAGCAACAACTGGTACAACGGTGGAAATACCACTGCGCCCAATCTCTGCAAAAAGGTTCCTACCAACTGGATTCTGGACGGCATCGAGATATTCTCAGAACCTAATCAGGAAAAAAGCAAAAAACGCCTGACCTCCACCATAGACGGTGGTTATACCCTTTTGACTCCTCAATTGGGACATACTTCTTACCGAAATGTGAACAAAAATGCCACAGAAGCCATTGAAAGTAATTCCGGTAAATTAGTTTATAATTACTCCTACGGAAACGACCCCAGCGGGATAGATGCCGAAGCATCTCTGAAAAATGGTGCACGTATCATTTATCAAGATACGAATAATTCAACAAATGATTTTCATCAACGCAAACAAGCTTCTCTAAAGGATTAA
- a CDS encoding PepSY-associated TM helix domain-containing protein, with translation MKSSKTGTMLRKWSRLIHRDLSFFFSGMVLIYAISGIVMNHRNTINPNYSVELRQYTLTETLPPQADIQKSDVLKLLKPLGEEKNYTKHYFPQANRMKVFLKGGSNLLVELPTRQATYEKLTRRPLLSALTKLHYNPGRWWTFFADSFAVGLIIITITGMAMLKGAKGLWGQGGIELAAGILIPLLFLFM, from the coding sequence ATGAAATCCAGTAAGACAGGAACCATGCTTCGGAAGTGGAGTCGGCTCATACACCGCGACCTATCGTTCTTTTTTTCGGGTATGGTATTGATATACGCCATCTCCGGAATCGTTATGAATCATCGGAATACAATCAATCCCAACTACTCGGTAGAACTTCGGCAATATACTCTCACAGAAACCTTGCCGCCCCAAGCCGACATTCAGAAAAGCGATGTACTGAAACTCTTGAAGCCACTCGGAGAAGAAAAGAACTACACGAAGCATTACTTCCCGCAGGCAAACCGGATGAAAGTTTTCCTAAAAGGCGGTTCCAATCTGCTGGTAGAGCTACCTACCCGGCAAGCCACTTATGAAAAACTGACAAGACGCCCCCTGCTGAGTGCCCTCACCAAACTACATTATAATCCCGGCAGATGGTGGACTTTCTTTGCCGATTCATTCGCAGTAGGCCTTATCATTATCACTATTACGGGTATGGCAATGTTGAAAGGGGCAAAAGGATTGTGGGGACAAGGCGGCATAGAGCTTGCCGCCGGTATTCTCATACCGCTACTCTTTCTCTTTATGTAG
- a CDS encoding ABC transporter ATP-binding protein translates to MENIIECNNLTHYYGKRLIYENLSFNVPQGRILGLLGKNGTGKTTTINILSGYLTPRSGECRIFGQDIRHMNPATRRNIGLLIEGHVQYQFMTIKEIEKFYAAFYPRQWRKEAYYELMNKLKVAPGQRISRMSCGQRSQVALGLILAQNPELLILDDFSLGLDPGYRRLFADYLRDYARSENKTVFLTSHIIQDMERLVDDCIIMDYGRILTQQPVHELLNTLRRYTCILPEGYKEIPANKDFHHPSIIRNTLEIFSFLSKQEVETRLTAIQVPYSNLICETINLEDAFIGLTGKY, encoded by the coding sequence ATGGAGAATATCATTGAATGCAACAACCTGACGCATTACTACGGCAAACGGTTGATATACGAAAACCTCAGTTTCAATGTGCCCCAAGGACGTATCTTAGGCTTACTTGGAAAAAACGGCACAGGAAAAACTACAACCATCAACATTTTGAGTGGCTACCTGACTCCCCGTTCGGGCGAATGCCGCATTTTCGGCCAAGACATCCGGCACATGAATCCTGCCACACGCCGCAATATCGGACTGCTCATTGAGGGGCATGTACAATACCAGTTTATGACAATAAAGGAAATCGAAAAGTTTTATGCTGCCTTTTATCCCAGGCAATGGCGTAAGGAAGCATATTACGAACTCATGAATAAACTGAAAGTCGCACCGGGACAACGCATATCACGCATGTCATGCGGACAACGTTCACAAGTAGCATTGGGATTGATCCTGGCGCAAAATCCGGAATTGCTGATATTGGATGATTTTTCACTCGGACTCGACCCTGGTTATCGACGCTTATTTGCAGACTATCTACGCGATTATGCCCGTTCCGAGAACAAAACGGTATTTCTGACCTCACACATTATTCAAGACATGGAACGCTTGGTGGATGACTGCATCATTATGGACTATGGACGTATCTTGACTCAACAACCTGTCCACGAACTACTCAACACACTGCGCCGTTACACTTGCATCTTGCCGGAAGGCTATAAGGAAATACCCGCAAACAAGGATTTCCATCACCCTTCCATAATACGCAATACGTTAGAGATTTTCTCCTTTCTATCAAAGCAAGAAGTAGAGACACGTCTGACAGCCATACAAGTGCCTTACAGTAATTTAATTTGCGAAACAATAAACTTGGAAGACGCTTTCATCGGACTAACTGGAAAATATTAA
- a CDS encoding DUF4857 domain-containing protein — translation MIRFSRFFLSITIILLLLWQLPWCYTFFTAKPSKAPFTLYSTIIGDFVSIGNEEGKGIIRRDQSGNIYSQEETDSILPFFYIRQLMSDERFPDSIKGVSLTPREVQMTNFNFRSVPSDINASKIGLYPLLESMSGRVELSMPDDVFRITYKGIEFIQIKANAVDTDKSRLFTDALTKKKFKFPSRLIAGNPTTRKEYDEGYLILDNEGKLFHMKQMKGRPYVRAISLPEGVKVNQLFVTEFKSRKTLGFLTDTDNHFYVLNSKTYELVKTGVPTYDPKKDAITIFGNMFDWTVCIKTDNNVMYYALDANNYKLLRSIQSADENTGMPGLHFTSSEDKYVKPRF, via the coding sequence ATGATACGATTTAGCCGATTTTTTTTATCAATCACTATCATACTTCTTCTACTTTGGCAACTGCCTTGGTGTTACACCTTCTTCACAGCAAAGCCTTCAAAAGCCCCTTTTACATTATACAGCACTATAATAGGAGATTTCGTTTCTATCGGTAATGAAGAAGGAAAAGGAATAATACGCCGTGATCAATCCGGGAATATTTACTCACAGGAAGAGACAGACAGCATCCTTCCATTTTTCTATATACGTCAATTGATGTCGGATGAACGTTTTCCGGATTCGATAAAAGGAGTAAGCCTGACCCCGCGCGAAGTACAGATGACCAATTTCAATTTCCGTTCAGTACCCTCTGATATCAATGCTTCTAAAATAGGACTCTATCCGTTATTGGAAAGCATGTCCGGCCGCGTGGAACTGAGTATGCCGGATGACGTGTTCCGCATCACTTATAAAGGCATCGAATTCATTCAAATAAAAGCCAATGCCGTGGATACAGATAAAAGCCGCTTATTTACAGATGCTTTAACAAAGAAAAAATTCAAGTTTCCCTCCCGTCTCATCGCCGGAAATCCGACCACCCGTAAAGAATATGACGAAGGTTATTTAATCTTGGACAATGAAGGAAAACTATTCCACATGAAGCAAATGAAGGGACGTCCCTATGTACGCGCCATCTCTCTACCTGAGGGCGTAAAAGTAAACCAATTGTTCGTTACAGAATTCAAAAGCCGTAAGACATTAGGTTTCCTGACCGATACCGACAATCACTTCTATGTCTTGAACAGCAAGACATACGAACTGGTAAAAACCGGTGTACCAACCTATGATCCGAAGAAAGACGCAATAACAATCTTCGGCAACATGTTTGACTGGACAGTCTGCATCAAGACAGACAACAATGTCATGTATTATGCATTGGATGCTAATAATTATAAACTTCTCCGGTCTATTCAATCTGCCGACGAGAATACAGGCATGCCGGGGCTCCATTTCACTTCTTCCGAAGACAAATACGTGAAGCCCCGTTTCTGA